AGAATGTTGTTTAAATGCAATGTACTATGGGGAGTTTGCAACATAGAATGACCAACATGCGATATAACCATACCATTGCCATCGGCAGTGTGGACGCGGTCTTGTCCCTTGTACTTCTCGCTGGTTATGAGCTTGTTCAACTCACTTGTGATGTGATCGGTTGCTCCAGTGTCAGAGTACCAATTCGAGTCTACACCATATGAAGCAATGTTTGCTCCTTTCTTCCCACGCCCAGAGTCCTCATCGTCGCTGTCATCTTTCTTGAACCGCCACCAGCAATCTGAGGCCGGGTGTCCATGGATGGTGCAGATCTGGCACGTCACATCCACGAACGGAGTGGGGACACGGCCATGTCCACGGCGACGTCCTCCATCATCACGGCGGCGATCATAGCCACCATCACGTCGCTGTTGTGGGCGGCGATCATCCCAGCGCTGGCCACCACCATCACGGCGGCCCTGTCCACCACCGTCATCACGGCGGCGATCATCCCAGCGGGCGCCATCATCACGACGCCTGTCACTGTCGTCGCGGCGTCTGTCACCATCGTCACGGCGCCTGTCGCTATCGTCACGACGGCGGTCTTCCCAGCGTTGTCCATAGGCACGGTCACCGCGGTCACCACGCCCAGTATCTTGTCCGCGTCGAGCCGCATTTGCAGATGAAGTGAAGCCAACGTTGCCACTTTCAGAGAGCATCTCTTGACGCATATCATGAGCAACAATCTGATCATAGAGATCGTCGATGGTTGTGTCACTGTTGCCGTTTACAGCTGCGGCAACGTCATTGTATGAGGCATCCAGTCCATTGACCAGGTACCCAACCATCTCATCTTCCTCAACTGGTTTCCCTGCAGCGGCGAGCTCAGAGGTGAAGGCCTTCATCTTGGCAAAGAACACAGAGGCCGTCATGTCTAGTTTTTTTGTGCTTTGAAGAGCTCCGCGAAGCTGATTGATTCGGGAGCGGGAACGGGAGCCGCACAGGTTGTTGATGATTGCCCAGACTGCGGCTGTCGAGTCGACACCGATGGTGTGAGCAAGGATTTCCGGCGAGAGCGAATTCAGGATCCAGCTCAGCACCGTGGAGTCGCGTGCCACCCAGGCTGCATAGGCCGGATTTGCGACTTTGTGCTTGTTCTTGTCTGCGTCTTCCTCCTCCAGCTGCTTCACCGGTGCGACATCAGTGCCATCGAGGAGCTCAAGCACCTGAGCACCACGAAGGGCAGGGTGgacaagtgtcttccagaagaggAAGTTGGACCTGGTGAGCTTCTGGGAAGGTGGAGCTCCGAGAGAGGCAGCCAGAGCAGATGCTGTGGATGAAGATGCCATGGCTCGAAGCTGGTTTCCGATCTATGATCGTGGGGTTAATTTCCGATCGAAGGGATCGTGGGATTGGCTTCCGATCAGAGGGATCGTAGGAGGATTTCTGGGAACTTTCCGATCTAGAGGATCGTAGGCAACTGTTGTTTGGTTTTTGGGTTTCCGATTGTAAAGATCGTGGAGGGTTTCTGGTTTCCGATCTTGAAGATCGTGGAGGATTTCGTCGGCGGCTAGATCATGGAAGAGAgtcgctctgataccatattagcAAACTAGGGTTTAACCGGTGTCTCGTTAGAGTCCGGGTTTCGTGTTTATATAGGCAGAAATAACCTCTGCCGTGGttgttacagattcgtatatatcGGAGCGGTGTACTACACCGTGTCCAATACATATCATATACAGGTGTTTCAACAGCGCCCAGCGGCCGAGCGCAGCAGTCCCACCTCCGCTGCCTCCCTCGCAGCAGTCCCACCGGGCACCTCCGCTGCCTCCCTCGCCGCAGCGAAGGCAATTGCGCCGGTTACCTGGGGTTTCACAGCTCCGGATGGCCAGTTTGTCACGCGGGAGTGGACGCCAAGTGCACATGACCTTGCCATGGATGgctttcttgggtttcttggtccaAGTTCCTCCTCACAGATGCCGCCAACTCCTGTACAAGTTTGttcctactcctcctcctcctcttcctcctcctcggacgACGATGACTACGACGAGCTTTACTAGTTGGTTGTTGCTTGGTTCCATTGCTCAGATAGTCGTGATGTGTTGATATCCCTTATAACTGTCGCGTTCCTTAGTTCCATTGCTCGGATAGTCGTGATGTGTTGATATTCCTTATAATTGTGGTGTTCCTGTTCTATCAAATTTGTTGGACGCAAGCaaggtaaacatgcagtagaatatTTGCACAATGCTGATTGTTTTCTTTTATATAATGATGATAATAACAATGCCCAGTTGTATTTGATTTGGACCATTTTTGGGGGGAGTTGGGTACTTGGGCATGGTTTCTTCGTTGTGGTTCAAGATGAATCTTCTATCTACCAATCTGCATCTCAAAATTGTGCCTGAATTGCTGCATTATGCAGTAGCTGATTTGGCAGGATCTTGACGCCAAGAAGTTTTATTGTTCCTGTGCAAATTTCTGTACAATCTGTGACTTAACTGCCCATCATCTACTCAGATTTGGGTggcaaatgctcctatgagccaaattgAATATCCCCGCAATATTCTGTTTCTTTAAGAAAAAGTTACAAAAATATTCTAACAACTGCTATTGTCACGCAAAACCGCATTTAAGTTCAGAATACAACTGTTGAAACAATACTTCTGAAAATTATCTGCGGTGAGGACGAGACCCTATTGTCTCTAAGTTGTTTGACTATGGTTTCTTGCTCATCTTTGCTCCTTGGAAACATGCCTCCTACTCGAGGAGGTACTGCAGCCATTTTGTCACAATCCTTGCATCGTCTTAATTCTTTGAAGAGAACTGTCTCCAAATTTGGTGCGTGATCCATCACAGCACGTACAAATGACATATAATGGCCCACCAGGGTACTAAAGTTTGCAACCTGGAGCTCTCTCAATTGCCACTTACTGCAGCTTGTAAAACAAGGCATCTTCCATGAAGGTTGCACTCTTTGAGCACCAACGCTTAACCAATATGGTTTGACACATGAATGTTCAAACATCTGTATTCAAGAGCAAAGACAGAATTATGTAAGAGACACTATTCTAAATTTTGTCATTAGATGACCAGAAAATGCTTATATATGTTCAACTACCACAATCGAGAAAGGAATGAGTAAAAGTACCTCGATATCAAATATCTCAACAGTTGGAGCAGCTTCAAGGAGATTCATTGTAAATAACAGGTCAAATTCAACAGATATGCCATGAATAGATAGCTTCCTTAGTTTTTTGAATGCATAGCGGAGTTGCTCTCTTTCTGGCTGAATCCAGAGCTAAGAAAAAAAATGCAACGCTGTGTTAACTTTAGTCCTTTCCAAAAAAGACAAGGTTATTCATTTGCTATTAATAATATTAACAAACACTATGTAGCAATAATAAGAAAGAAAATATCTTGGAACACGACATGAAACAGAAAAACCTAATCTTGTGCAAGTATAAAATCCCTAGTTATGAAATTAGAAGCACATCTTACAAATAGGTACTGAGATATGAAATTACCTTTTCTCCTTGGAAGTTTAAATTGAGAGTATGTATGCTGGTGGCACCATTTAGAAGCTGGCTTAAACTAAACTCCGGTTGTTCGAGTTTTGCATCAGATAGGAGGAATAATTCATTAAGGGATGGGACAGAACCAAAACGCAGGGGGGGCTCATAATGCACCCACATGTCCAAACGGAGCTGCTCTAGTTTAGGCAGGCAGAGCAAGTCAAGCCTCTTCAAGCAAGAATAGTAGATTTCGAGAACTCTCAGACTCGAATTTGGTGCATTTATCTGCCACACGGAACAGTTCCCGGCATCACAATGATCCAGACTAAGGTGCTGCAGCTGCTTGCAGCAATCAAATAAGATGTGATGAATGTCCCCCTCAGCAAAATGCAGGTTATAAAGCTGGAGCCTCGTGAGGCAAGGAAGCATGTTAGGATAGGTACCGAAAAAACTGTTCACGTCCTGAGCTTTCTGCAGCATATCCGCATCTTTGCAAGCATTGGGAGCCTTGTCATCCGCAATGG
This region of Lolium perenne isolate Kyuss_39 chromosome 2, Kyuss_2.0, whole genome shotgun sequence genomic DNA includes:
- the LOC127337052 gene encoding uncharacterized protein; protein product: MDMASNNVCRHLCKARHEEDRLGMLSDDVLLLILGRVDLLTAARTCTLSTRWRNLPWLLPEINLHVRDFLPAPRADYPTDPTHWIDFYSQIPAQHIDQSMASLARAARSFSRIKRSNTVARMSVEMYLGGNYSHDIGLLVHGAIDNGMVKELNLTIADDKAPNACKDADMLQKAQDVNSFFGTYPNMLPCLTRLQLYNLHFAEGDIHHILFDCCKQLQHLSLDHCDAGNCSVWQINAPNSSLRVLEIYYSCLKRLDLLCLPKLEQLRLDMWVHYEPPLRFGSVPSLNELFLLSDAKLEQPEFSLSQLLNGATSIHTLNLNFQGEKLWIQPEREQLRYAFKKLRKLSIHGISVEFDLLFTMNLLEAAPTVEIFDIEMFEHSCVKPYWLSVGAQRVQPSWKMPCFTSCSKWQLRELQVANFSTLVGHYMSFVRAVMDHAPNLETVLFKELRRCKDCDKMAAVPPRVGGMFPRSKDEQETIVKQLRDNRVSSSPQIIFRSIVSTVVF